The sequence below is a genomic window from Aspergillus nidulans FGSC A4 chromosome V.
TCCAGTCTCATCAATTGACCCCCGCAAGACGGTTCAGGATGGGTCTCACCGATTTTTTTTCCGATGTTATCTCCTCCCTAGGCTTCCCCGAGGCCTACGCTGAGGCTCCTGCCGAGACCACTGAGGAGTCCAGCGCCCCCGAGGAGGTGAAGGACGACGCGTCCGCCGAGGAGAGCACCGAGAAGAGCGAGGATTCTGCCGCTGAGGACACCCCCGAGGAGAGttccgaggaggaggagaagggtgagGAGCCCGAGGCtgaggccgaagaggaagaagaggaggaagaggaagaggaggaggaggagcccgAGGACGTCAAGCCTAAGCTGGAAGAGGGTGAGTATTCACATAAGATATCTTCTTGCTTGTTCTCTCACACGCGGAATTACTGAGTTCCGGGTCACCGCTTGACTCGGTGACACCATGAAGCCGGGCTTTTATAAACTATTGCACCCAAACGACTGCTATATTTTTTAAATTTCAGTCTGCTGATGCTGTACCTTTAGAATGTGCCAACTCCCCTCAGTGCGCTCCTTACAAGCACCACTACGACGAGTGCGTTGAGCGCGTGACCGCGCAGCAGGAGGACGCGGACTACAAGGGTCCCAAGGAAGACTGCGTCGAGGAATGTAAGTACACCAGCTCCCAGAGCTCTACCTAAGGCTACCTACTACCCTTCTTTAACCGCCACTAACTTACACTCAAATTTAGTCTTCCACCTCGCCCACTGTGCCACCCAGTGCGCTGCCcccaagctctggaaggccCTCAAATAGAGGAGATGATGCTAAAATAATTCCCGATTCTTGGTTTACTGCCGGATCAATGAGACCCCGCCAAGCAAGTCAACGACATGATTCGGAACGCTAcgaaagaaaacaaaagcCAGCAGTCGTGTACTGCGCCTGAATTGGGATACTGCATCACTTCTTTGTCGAATTTACGCTTAGAGGATTAAAGGATGATATGAACTTGTCCTTCAATGTATTGTGTGTATGTACAGATAGCTGGTCTCCGCCTTTTTCATATCACCTTGTGTTTTAGATGAATGCTACTTTTCTCTAGACTTTACGTCTTCGGGTACTTGTCCTTAGCTTGAGACAGCTTGAAATGAGCTGCATAAATTTCAGATATTTTGGTCTTGATACAGACTTTAGGAACGGCCCTCATTTAGGAGTCCGCCCAGTGACGCCGGCATACATTCCCCATACCGCTAAACCAACGAAATTTATGCAACGCAGCACGATTCGTGAAGGCGTCTGAATTTGACTGGCTAAACTAAATTGAGTGGAGAAGTGACACAATCATTTCGAACAGGCTAGGCAGGTACAGCATACGTCGTTACCATATTCAAAGGACTTGACGAAATGAGGGGGAAATGCAAGAAGATCGAACATTGAGGTTAAGTGTTATTAGTTCTTTCCCCACGGTATCTTTAAGTTGAGACCGAACGTCGATTTTCCGGACTCTACCGCTGGACATCCGCTAGTCACTCCAACCCCAGCAGCGCTACGGACGCTCTCTGCTTGATGCGCCTGCACCTCATCCATGTTCACGCCTCTATCGAAATCAAGCCGGCGCCTTCTAACATCACGCCCAAAAAGCCCAATGCAGATCGGGAATGGCACAGCCACACAGGCAATCACCGCAGAAAAGATAAGCGCACTGCGCATATTCAGTGGC
It includes:
- a CDS encoding cytochrome b-c1 complex subunit 6 family protein (transcript_id=CADANIAT00003480), which translates into the protein MGLTDFFSDVISSLGFPEAYAEAPAETTEESSAPEEVKDDASAEESTEKSEDSAAEDTPEESSEEEEKGEEPEAEAEEEEEEEEEEEEEEPEDVKPKLEEECANSPQCAPYKHHYDECVERVTAQQEDADYKGPKEDCVEEFFHLAHCATQCAAPKLWKALK